From the genome of Nocardia mangyaensis:
AGCAATGGAGAAGAGGTCATCGGCGAAGACGGCAAGCCGGTCGTGGTCAACTCCTACATCGACCCCAGCAACATCGAGTGGCTTGGCAATTGGGACCCGGCGGGGCTTCAGGGAACCGGATCAGGTCACTACCGGGTCAAAGAGCACGTGCTGGAAGAAAAGTGGCTGTCAGTAGCCCCGGGCGAGCGGATTTCCGACCCGGTGTTCGGCCAAGGCTTCCTGCCTCTCGTGCACCTGCACCACTCATCTGTTGCTCTCGGCGTTGCCAAGCGGGCCATCGAGGAGGTGGCCAAGTCGGCGAAGGGCCGTCGGCGCGGCGAGGTCGCTGCCTTGGACGAGAACGGAGTGTTCCAGAGCGATTTCGTCCGGATCGACTCGCTGTATCAGAGTGCTCGCGCATTCCTGCTGAGTGCGTATCAGCAGATTTGGCAGGCTGCCCTTCAGGGGCGGGTCACCGAGCAGCACACGGCGCGGGTGCAGCAGGCTGATCATTACGCTCATCGTGTGCTCCGGGACATCGTGTCGACTGCTTCGGTCTGGGCTGGTTCGGACGCCATCCCGAGGGACAATGTTTTTGCTCGGTTGACCAGAGACACTGCGGTCGCTTTGAACCATCTCATGCTCAGCCCTCATCAGACCGCGAACCTGGCCCCGGTGCTGCTCGCGGAGGCACAAACGGGGTCGTCACGCACATCGTGAGCCAAGTGACTCGAGTGGATCGTTCGGCGGCGGCGGCCCGCTCGGCGCCCTCGCTGAACGAGAGTGCTCGGACGCGGGTCGGCCCGGGGCGTGGGGCTGCATCTACCGACCGCTAGAACGCGAAGCTCCCGAAGGCGGACCAGTATCGGCCGCGGTGGAAGGATTGGACAGCTGATCGATGAGCAAAGTGAAGAAGGGTGTGCAATGCGCTCAGGGCGCCACGTACTCCGGTCGGGGCCGTACGCGAAGGAACACGCGCGCGCTGATGGGGTCGGTGCCCTCATGACGCAATCATTCACGCCGGAGCAATTTCGGCAGGTGCTCGGCCAGTATCCCACGGGCGTTGTTGTCGTTACGGCGGTCATCCCCGGTGAGTCTCCGGCTGCGCTGACCATCGGATCGTTCTCGTCCGTCTCCCTCGAACCGCCACTCGTAGCGTTCTATCCGAGCATCGGGTCCAAGACATGGCCGAAGATCCAGGCACAAGGGCGGTTTTGCGTCAACATACTCGGTGCTGACCACGAAGCGCTCTGCCGCGTCTTCGCGTCCAAGGCCGCTGACAAGTTCGACGGAGTCACCTGGCACCCCTCGCCGGGCGGTTCTCCAATTGTCGATGGAGCAGTGGCATGGATCGACTGCGAAGTGGATGATGTGCAGACGCTGGGGGATCACTTCCTCGTCGTCGGACGCGTGAATGCGCTGGAAACGGCCTCCAGGGACTTGCCGCTGCTGTTCTTCCGTGGCGGTTACGGACGTTTTCTCCACTCGTCGTTGGCCGCGTCCGAGTCGGCGCTCGCCGGATTCCTTCCGGTCGTGGAGGCGGTGCGGGCGGAGCTCGAGAGTGTCGCCGATGAGTGTGGAACCGAGTGCAACCTGGCAGCGCACACGCGCGACGAGTTCATCGTGCTGGCCGGGGCGGGATCCCAGGCATCGCCACAAGCGGGCGCCCCTACCCGCGTGGGTCGGCGTTTGCCCTATCTGGCGCCCATCGGCACGACGCTGGCGGCTTGGGGCGACAACAGCGACGTCAAGCGGTGGGCAGCATCTATCGATTCCGAGTCCGGCGATGGGCCGAGCCAGTGGCACGACGTGCTGAGCCTGGTGCGTCGCCGCGGGTACGTGATTGGCCGGGGCGAGATGCCTTATGCGGCGATGGAAGAAGCGATCGACAACCGCCGCAGTGAGCTCGCGGATCCCACCTTGCTGGGTGCGCTGAGCGAGGTCCGCAAGACTATGTTGGATCAGCCTTCTCTCGACACCCCGGACGAGGCCTATGACGTCCGCTCGCTGAGTGTCCCGATCTTCTTGGCGGACGGTCGCGTCGTGCAGATGGGTCTGTACGGCTTGCAGACCGTCATGTCCAACGAGACCGTGCGCTTTTGCATTCAGCGTCTCCTCGAGGCCTCACGTCGGTGCACGGCGCTGCTCGGCGGCAGTTTGCCTGACGATTTTCCCCGACCCATAGAGCCTGACGCGTCCGATCGGTAAGAGGTGCCGAGCGGTCAGGTCGGTAAGGGTTGAGCGGCTCGGTGTACGTAAACATTGTGCCTTGCGCGCGGATATCGGCGTGCGGTTGGCGTCGGGACATGTGAGGCGAGTTGTCGACGAAATCCGGCGCGGCGAAGCGGCCACTTCGTCGGCTCTCGCGGTGGCGCTGCATCGTGGGCGTATGGCGCAGTGGCGCACGCCACCCTTTCGGGTCGCGAGTCAGTCTGTCCTCAGCGTTTCGGCTGCAGGGTCGCTTACACGTCGTCGAAGGTCGGCGAAGGTGGTCGGGGCGCGGTGGGGTCGTATCGCCCGATTGCTCGATGGGCTGTAGTCTTGATGCAGACATATCGAGCGCTATATATACGCTCTCTCGGGGTGTGCCAAGCCCGAGGAGTACTTGTGGGATCCCCGTCGAGCCCAGGGAGAGAAGCCGCCCGCAACGACGACACGCAAGAGAAGGGATCGCGCCAATGGGCGACTTCGTACTGAGCAAGGTTGAAGGTCAGATCGGCTGGCTCACTCTCAACGATCCGGACCGCCTGAACCCCGTCACGTTCGAACGCATCCGCGAGATCAATGCAGCCGCAGAGGAAATGTCGGCTCGCGACGACGTGCATGTTGTTGTCATTACGGGGGCGGGTCGCGCCTTCTGCGCAGGCGCAGATTTGTCCGGCGACGATACCTTTCTTACCAACAACGCGCCGCCGGCGAGCGGTTCAATCACCGATGCGGCCGGTCTGTGGACGCTAACCGCGATGCGCCAGCCCGTAATCGCCATGATCAACGGTGCGGCGGTCGGCTACGGTTTCGAGCTGGCATTACAGGCGGATCTTCGAGTTTGTGCCACGAGCGCCCGGCTCGGGCATCCGGGCGTGAAACTGGGAACCATCACGGACACCGGCGCCGCAACGTGGCTGCTTCCCCGTCTCGTCGGCTGGTCTGTTGCCGCCGAGGTGCTCTACTCGGGCTCGCTGTACGAGGCGGCCGAAGCGCTCCAGATGAGATTGGTCAATCACGTCGTTCCCGACGATGAAGTGTACGAATTCACCGCGCAGTTGGCCAAAACGCTGGCCGCGAACTCGCCCTGGGCGCTGCGGACTACGAAGAGACTGCTCTTCCAGGGTCTCGAGGAGTCGTCCCGAGCGAGCGTCCTGGAGCAGTTCATTAAGGTGAATCAGGGTGACCCGACCTACGATCCGTCGTCTCACTTCACCCGCTTCAGAAAGTGACATCCCCGGCGAAGAGGCGGTCGCCGACCCGGCACGATCTCGTCTTCGAATCCTCGCCTTGGGCCGCGAAATGCGCCGCCTGCCGGCGATGGTCGTGGTCGGCATTTTTTCAGGCAGGACGGCAGCCAGGGCCGTACGTGCAATGTCGAGTGCCTGCTCCCCACCTGCACGACGCAGTCGGCGAGCACGTCCTCCATGAGCGAGGGCCGAAGTCGGACAAGGCAGCAATTGCTGGATCGACGCGCCTGCGATGCAGCCGGAGGGGGATCGTGCAGGATGCCCCGCGGGTTTGCCGACGAGGGCCGGTTCACCGGTCGTGCCTCCTGATAGACCGATCTCGCAATTTCGTATATCTATCGATCGTTAGATTGGTAGGGTAGCGCCGCGGTACCTCCGGTGCAGTCCTCGGCGCCACTCGCACTCAGCACCACAGGACAACAGTCCGGGTGATTGCCACCCCACGGGTCGGTGCATTCACCCGCATATTCATCGATAAGGTTGGGTTGTATGAACCAGTATCTGGAGCGATTTCGCGCGGACGGCAAGGTCGCCATCGTCACCGGAGCCAGCTCCGGTCTCGGACTGGGCTTCGCACTCGCCATCGGCTCGGTCGGGGCGTCGGTCGTCGTCGCCGCGAGGAGAGAGAAGCGCCTCGACGAACTGTGTGGTGTCCTGAACTCTGAGGGAATCGCTGCTCATCCCGTCGTGATGGACGTGACAGGTCCGGATCAGTGCAAGGAATTGGTGAGAGCCACCGTCGATAGGTTCGGATCACTCGATATCCTCATCAACAACGCCGGTCTCGGCGGGTCGATGCCCAGCCACAAGGAGTCACCGGATCATTTCCGCAACATCGTCGATGTAAACCTCATGGGAACGTACTGGATGGCTCAGGCCGCGGCCGATGTGATGGCTCCCGGTTCCGCAATTGTCAATATCGCCAGCCTGCACGGCGTGACGGCCTCACGATTCCCGTCGGCGGCGTACTCGGCGAGCAAGGCCGGCGTCCTCGGCCTGACACGCGATCTCGCGAGTCAGTGGTCGAGGCGACGCGGGATCCGGGTCAATGCACTGTGCCCGGGCTACGTCGAGACAGAGATGACCGGCGAATCGATGGGGCCGCTCTCGGAGATGGTTGAACAGAACAGTATCTTCGGACGGTTCGGGCGTCAGGATGAGATGGATTCCGCGCTGATCTTCCTGGCGACCGAAGCCTCCTCATACATGACCGGTAGCACCCTCATGGTCGACGGCGGCTACAGCGTCGTCTGATCCGGCCATCTGGTTCGTGCATCCCCGCCATCTTTTCGTGGGCGCGGGAACCGGGGCCACGGACGCTCGGATCCGAGGTCTCGGCCTCTCCGACAAGGCATTGCGTGGCGTCGCGGCCGAATCGCACTCCCTGAACTGCTGTCGTTCGGCGGCTCCTGGCACGGAGCCACTGCCAGGCGTTTCAATGATCGTGGTCGGAGCCCGTCCGCACGGCTGACACCTCGTAGACGCGAACTTCATTCTCTGAGAAGGACAGGTCTCGTGCGGCATCGTCGAACACGACGGCACCCTGGCATCGAAGAAGCGGATCACGGACGATCCCGATCCCGATCCCGGTCGCGAGCGAAATCCCATGCGGGCCGATGGTTGCACCACGACCCGCGCCATCGGTCGGCCGGTCTACGCGATTAACCCGATGGCCGTCGCTCGCTACTGTGAACGCCCCCGATGGCCGCGGCCAACATTCTGTGCGTCGATGCCACCTACACCGGCCCATACGGACAGCGACCCCATCCAGTCCATCGCCGACTTGCGTGCCCAACGGGACGCGGTCTGGCGGAGCACCAAAGCCGGCAATGAATTTGCGATCGCTGCTGCGTGGATACCACCCCGATGCTCCTGGCGGCCTTCGCTGACAACTCTGCGACCAACCTCGCAAACCTGGAGTTCGCGCTGTCCTCATTGTCGCCCCGACCCCGGGCCACCGCGGCCAAGCTCATTCGGACCCGGGTCGCGGCTGCGCTGCGCAGGGCACGCCGCCGTGGTCGTACTCCTGCAAGGCGCGGAAAGGTCACCGGCGTCGACCCACCGTGACCCACGCGCCAGAAATTGCGCTGGACGACGGTGGCGCGCGCACGCGGCTTCGCGCAAACCTCAGCCGGTGGTCGAGGACTAGCCGGGGCGACCTCCGAGCGCAATTCGTGTATCCGCACGACAACAACCGGGCTGACTTTTGCCGGGCTCGCGACGGGCCTGGCGAAGCTCAGCCCTACGCTTCGGTGTGTTTGGTGACGAGGCGGACTGCGTAGTGGGTGTAGCGGTCGGCGATTTCGGTGGGGGTGAGCGGTCCGTTGGTGTTGTACCAGTCGAGGATTCCGCCGAGCATGCCGAGGAGGACGCGGGCGGTGAAGTGGGGGTCTTTGTCGTCGAAGATGCCTGCGGTGATGCCGTCTTGGAGTAGGTCTTCGAGTTTGGTTTGTACGAGGTTTCGTTTGGTGAGGTATTTTTCACGGAGGGTGTCGCCGAGGAATCGGTACTCATCGTGGAGCATGGCGAGGTCTCGGCGGTGGGTGTAGTGCAAGGCGACGGTGGTGATGTAGTTCTCGAACCTGTGCAGGGGGTTGTCGTCGGCGTCGGCGAGGCATAGGTCGATGTGGGTGTAGAAGTCGTCGAGGGCGATGTCGAGCAGGGCGAACAGGATTCCCTCTTTGTTGCCGTAGTGGTAGTAGAGGGTTGGCATGGTGAGGTTCGCCCCGGCTGCGATGGCCCGGACTGTGGTGCCGTGGTAGCCGAGTTCCTGGAAGGAGTTCAGGGCGACTGTAAGGATGGGGGTGAGGGGTACGTCGGGGTAGGTGTGCCAGTCGTACTGGCTGAGTGTGGCATCTCCAGCGGCCATATCGGTGCCCTCCACGCGTCTCCTGTTTGGCGTCGCGACCACTAGCGAGCGGTCACTAGAGACTCTATACGCCCGCGCATCTTCGTCAAAGGCTCAACCTATCGAACGCCCGGTAGGCTGCGGGAGCTACCGCGCGACCAGACGAGCCCTGTTGTCCGAAACCGACCCCGCGACGGAGCGGACCCCGCTTCCCATTCACTGGGTTCGAGTAATCGAGCTGAGCTCGGGAGGTTGTCGCGCCGTTCGATCGTTTGGCGACAGGATTGTGCGAGGCATGTTAGCGCTGCAGGGGTCGGCGCGGCGAGTATGTCGGAGCAGTTCATCAAGTTGATCCGTCGTCATCGTGCGATTCAAAAGTGATGACCTGAACGGAGATGCGGCGAGATCGCCGGTACCGCCCGGCACTCTGAGCGCCGGGCGGCGCGATGATGGACGTGGGTGCTACGCAGTTTTTACTGCGTCGTGGCCGGGGTGGGCATCGGCTGATTGATCGTGGTGAAATACTGTGCCACGGCCATGATCGCGATCGGGGCGGCGATCAACAGCTGGCCGGCGAGTGCGCCGAGCGCTCCGATGGCCATGATGCCGCCGATGCAGCCGATAGCGGCTGCGGGGATGAACGGTCCGAACAGGCCGATTATGGTGGCCGAAGCGACCGTCGCACCGGCGATGCCACCGAGGACACACCCGACCGCGCCGCCGCCGATGCCGCCCACGATGCCGCCGATGGTGGCACCAATGTTGATGGTGCCCAGCATGCGGGCGAAAGCTGCCTGCTCACGGTCGTATTGGGTTGTCCATGGCGCCTGATCCTCGAACGGCAGTGCGACCGGCCTATAGATGGCGCGTGCCATATCGAACTGCGGGGTCAGCGTCGCGGTGCGATCTTTGATCTCTGCGGCGATCGGGAATTCGAAATCATCAACACGAAATCGCAATTCCGTGCCGGCGAGTACGGTTCCATCGGCCGCCATGATCTTGAAAACCCCATCCTCGACGGCGAGATCACCGGCGTCGGTGGCGATGATGGTGGATTTTTCGGTAACACTAGCGGTGTAATTCACGCCCTGGTCGGCGGGTTGTGGCGTCGCGAGTCCGGCCTGGGCGGTCGTAACCACCACGGTAGCCAGCAACGTACAGCCAGCGGTAATCATTCTCATCGGGTGCTTCTCTCTTTCGGAGTTCCTCGAACTGCGTTGTCGAGGAAGTGCTGAGCGCGGACCGCGCTTCAATGGGGTTATGGAGATGCGCGCAACTGGCCGTCGTCACCTGGTGACCGCCTGTATGTGGGTATGCCTCTGTTTTTTTGCACAGAGCAAACGGCCTGGTCAGGATGCGCAAATGCGGGCCGTGCGACAGGCTGGGGCCAACTGTAGACAGGTTCGAAAGCGAAAGTGTTCGCCGTGGTAAGCGGCGCGTTCGGCAGACCCGGGCTGTTTCATCGCATCAATACGTTCGACCATGAGCGCGGTACGGGGTTCGGATATTCACCCCGCAGTCCCGCAATTTCCGACTGTTCCACCGCGCGCCCGCATCGATACCGAAAAGGAAACATCATCCGGTAAAGAACCTCCTTGGCCGCATACATTGGGTCCTACGGGTGGCAATCAGGCAGATCCCGGCACCAAATCAAAGGGGCGAAGTCGCCGGGCCACCGTTCACGGCGATCGTGGTCACCCAATCGTGGTTACGGTAGCGCTCACGCGGCGGGCGGCTTGGTGAATCGGTGCCCACGTTCCTCCTCGTTCCCCTCCCTGCCGTACCCGACCTTCTTGTTGACAGGCAAATGTGAGTGGGTCAGAAGGAACAATGGCTCGGTGCCACTGTCTTCGACCAAGCGAGCGAGATTCAGCGGGGGAACACCGCCCGCGTCGGGGTGCATCGAAAAGACGCCGGTCTGCACGATTCTTCTCCTTCATGCTGCCTTCTCCGTTTCAAGGCAATGCCTGTCCACCAGCAATTGATTCGGACATTCTCCGATCGCGACCGCCCACCCTATTCGGACCGAAGTGTGAGTCAGTGCGTGGACTGCCCGGTTCAAGCGCTGCCGTCGCCGTGCGCGCTGCCCGAGGGCCTACTGCTTCGGCGAGAGGCGCTTGCTCATCTCGATCCACATGTGATGTCGGCCATAGGAACGAAGCTACTGGCACCACCATGGAACGTCAATAGCTTGCGCTAGATAGATATCGTATGAGCCGAAGTGACGCGGGCGAAGGTCACGACGGACCGGCGCTGTCTTGGTTCCCGTGCGTGGGATCGGAGTTGTGCAGGACTCGGCGAACAGCAGGTGGGTGAGAGACCAGAGGTTAGGCGAAGGTCAGCGAGCCCATCACAGCCCCAGGCCCACTAGGACGAGCCGGCTTTGTCGCAGGTCGCCGAGCCGTCCGACGGGCGGAGTGGATACCGCGCTGGACAACATCG
Proteins encoded in this window:
- a CDS encoding acyl-CoA dehydrogenase family protein, whose amino-acid sequence is MTIHNEAPVAVERGLSDPEIVDKWVSVARSLAPLVESEVARGTEDKLVTRKVVQAWKDAGLYRLLIPTRLGGEGLDSASYLTVAEEISRQDASAGWTFAIHTVGTLFPGLLLPESSYRLIIGDDADRIACGFAFGKVPGTARPVDGGYLVVSEPMPFGSGTQHVDRVASMLYLLDSNGEEVIGEDGKPVVVNSYIDPSNIEWLGNWDPAGLQGTGSGHYRVKEHVLEEKWLSVAPGERISDPVFGQGFLPLVHLHHSSVALGVAKRAIEEVAKSAKGRRRGEVAALDENGVFQSDFVRIDSLYQSARAFLLSAYQQIWQAALQGRVTEQHTARVQQADHYAHRVLRDIVSTASVWAGSDAIPRDNVFARLTRDTAVALNHLMLSPHQTANLAPVLLAEAQTGSSRTS
- a CDS encoding flavin reductase, with the protein product MTQSFTPEQFRQVLGQYPTGVVVVTAVIPGESPAALTIGSFSSVSLEPPLVAFYPSIGSKTWPKIQAQGRFCVNILGADHEALCRVFASKAADKFDGVTWHPSPGGSPIVDGAVAWIDCEVDDVQTLGDHFLVVGRVNALETASRDLPLLFFRGGYGRFLHSSLAASESALAGFLPVVEAVRAELESVADECGTECNLAAHTRDEFIVLAGAGSQASPQAGAPTRVGRRLPYLAPIGTTLAAWGDNSDVKRWAASIDSESGDGPSQWHDVLSLVRRRGYVIGRGEMPYAAMEEAIDNRRSELADPTLLGALSEVRKTMLDQPSLDTPDEAYDVRSLSVPIFLADGRVVQMGLYGLQTVMSNETVRFCIQRLLEASRRCTALLGGSLPDDFPRPIEPDASDR
- a CDS encoding enoyl-CoA hydratase/isomerase family protein, whose translation is MGDFVLSKVEGQIGWLTLNDPDRLNPVTFERIREINAAAEEMSARDDVHVVVITGAGRAFCAGADLSGDDTFLTNNAPPASGSITDAAGLWTLTAMRQPVIAMINGAAVGYGFELALQADLRVCATSARLGHPGVKLGTITDTGAATWLLPRLVGWSVAAEVLYSGSLYEAAEALQMRLVNHVVPDDEVYEFTAQLAKTLAANSPWALRTTKRLLFQGLEESSRASVLEQFIKVNQGDPTYDPSSHFTRFRK
- a CDS encoding SDR family NAD(P)-dependent oxidoreductase — translated: MNQYLERFRADGKVAIVTGASSGLGLGFALAIGSVGASVVVAARREKRLDELCGVLNSEGIAAHPVVMDVTGPDQCKELVRATVDRFGSLDILINNAGLGGSMPSHKESPDHFRNIVDVNLMGTYWMAQAAADVMAPGSAIVNIASLHGVTASRFPSAAYSASKAGVLGLTRDLASQWSRRRGIRVNALCPGYVETEMTGESMGPLSEMVEQNSIFGRFGRQDEMDSALIFLATEASSYMTGSTLMVDGGYSVV
- a CDS encoding TetR/AcrR family transcriptional regulator — its product is MEGTDMAAGDATLSQYDWHTYPDVPLTPILTVALNSFQELGYHGTTVRAIAAGANLTMPTLYYHYGNKEGILFALLDIALDDFYTHIDLCLADADDNPLHRFENYITTVALHYTHRRDLAMLHDEYRFLGDTLREKYLTKRNLVQTKLEDLLQDGITAGIFDDKDPHFTARVLLGMLGGILDWYNTNGPLTPTEIADRYTHYAVRLVTKHTEA